GGCCGCGCGGCGTCATTGCGCATCGTGCGCGCACGGGGTCAGGGCGCGCGCCGCGCACGGCGCGCCGTCCTGCCACAGCAGCGGCGCGACGGGCCCGGCAACCGACACCGACTCGATCCGCCCGATCACGATCGTATGGCTGCCGTAGCTGAAATCGCCGTCGACCGCGCACCACAGCGTCGCCTGCGCGCCGGCGAGCGTCGGCACGCCGTGCGCATCGCGCCAATCGCCGTGCGCGAAGCGCGCGTCGTGATCGAGCTTGCCGCTGAACGGCCCGATCAGATCGAGCTGGCGTTCGTGCAGCAGGTTCAGCGAGAAGCGGCGCGCGCGCATCAGCGGCGCATGCAGCGTCGCCGCGCGATTGATGCACACGAGGATCGCGGGCGGCTCGGTGCTGAGCGCGCTCACCGCGGTCGCCGCCATCCCGTAGCGCGCGGATGCGTCGCGCGTCGCGACGATCGACACCGTCGACGTCAGCCGGCGCATCGCGGCCTTGAAATGCTGCGCGAGCGCGTCCGCCGCGGGCGATGCCGCGCGGTTCGATGCCGATGCCGATGCGTGTGCGTTCGGCGTCGATGCGCGAAGCTCGGCGCGCGGGGCGTCGCGCCGCTCCCGCTCGGGCGTCGGCCGCTCGAATGCGGCGTGGGCGTCGCTTGCGGCGCGCGCTGCGCGCTCGGTCCAGGGGCTCGCCATTATGTCTCCTCCTTCTGATATCGGGCGGTCGTTGCGAAATGGTCGTCGAACGGCGGGGCGTCGAACAATGCGAATTCGGATGCGCCGTGGCGCGCGGCGATGCCGCCGATCAGGAACCAGCCGCCGCCGATGTACAACGGCCCGGCCGACGCGATGCGCGCGTCGACCGAATAGCCCGCGCGG
The nucleotide sequence above comes from Burkholderia thailandensis E264. Encoded proteins:
- a CDS encoding flavin reductase family protein, with protein sequence MASPWTERAARAASDAHAAFERPTPERERRDAPRAELRASTPNAHASASASNRAASPAADALAQHFKAAMRRLTSTVSIVATRDASARYGMAATAVSALSTEPPAILVCINRAATLHAPLMRARRFSLNLLHERQLDLIGPFSGKLDHDARFAHGDWRDAHGVPTLAGAQATLWCAVDGDFSYGSHTIVIGRIESVSVAGPVAPLLWQDGAPCAARALTPCAHDAQ